Genomic segment of Candidatus Zixiibacteriota bacterium:
CCCGGAGCATCGAATATCATCCACTTCATAAGCTCGTATCAGTGGATCCGCAAAAACGGCAGGTCACATTTGAAGGAAAGGGAAGTGTCGAGTACGATCTACTGGTAGCGATCCCGCCGCATCGGAGTCCTTCCTTTGTCCGACAATCGAACCTGGCCAATGAAAGCGGGTGGTTGCCGGTCGACAGAGCAACGCTCGCGACAAAGATAGGCAACATCTACGCTGTCGGCGATGTAACCGCGATATCAATTCCGGGTCGATGGAAATCGGGTGTGCCCCTTGCACTTCCCAAAGCCGGCGTATTTGCTCATGTCCAGGCTTCGGTCGTGGCCCATCGAATTGCCGCGGCCATCATGGATCATGTAGCGACTGAGAGTTTCTGCGGCGATGGTTACTGCATGCTTGAGGCCGGCGAAGATCTCGCGGGATTCGCGTATGGCAATTTCTTTGCCGAGCCTTCTCCAGATGTCAAACTGAAACGAATCGGCAAGGCGTGGCACGTCGGAAAACTGCTCTTTGAGAAATGGTGGCTGGCACCGTATGGTCCGAGACGTGCACTGTACAAGAGCCTGATAAATTTGGGCAGCAGATTCCTGGGCATCCCCTCGAACATCTGATCGTGCTGGAGCCGTTGAGACTGACAGCACTTGCCATCATGACCAAATGCGCACAGTATCAGTGTGGGTCGGACTAATCGCTTGAACCGTCGAATGTTATGAGGACGCCCTGGGTCGCGTGAATCATTTTCAGACCATTGCTATCTAATCTGGCAGTGAATATTAATGCATTTCCGGAAGGATGAGTGAATGAAGAAAGGACTGACGGAGTTTTCCATCAAACACCCCTGGCTGGTGATCGGCCTGGCGGTGCTGATCACCGCGTTTTTCGCGGCGCAATTCCCCAAGATCAAGATCGACACCGACCCGCAAAACATGTTGAAGGCGGAAGAGCCGGTTCGCCTGTTCGACCAGGAGACCAAGGAGGCGTTCAATCTGAGCGACTTCCTGGCTGTCGGTTTAGTGGCCGAGCCGACCGCCTTCACGCCGGACCTGCTCAATCGCGTATATCGTATAACCGCCGAGATCGAACGGATCGACGGCGTTATCACCGATGATATCCTTGCGCCGTCGACGGTCGACGATATCAAGCAGGGGCCGGCGGGCGCGATCGTTATCGAGCCGCTTATGAAGGGGGAGATCAGCACGCAGCAGGAGGCCGACTATATTCTGCAGCGGATCAAGGATAACCCGATCCTTCGCGGCAAGCTGGCCTCAGATGACGGCAAGGCGATCGCGCTGTTCATTCCGATCGAGTCCAAGCACATCTCGCGGCGCGTGGCGCTCGAGATCGGCGAGATCACGAAAAAACTGGGCGGGGGCGAGCAGTATCACATCGCCGGGTTGCCGGTGGCTGAAGATTTCTTCGGCTCAGAGATGTTCTCCCAGATGGCGTTTTCGGCACCCGCGGCGTTCTTTATCATCTTTTTGCTTCTCCTGATGTTCTTCCGCAAGCTGGCGATCGTTATCGCACCGATGGTGGTGGCGATCATGGCGGTGGTCTGGTCGATGGGGCTATTGATCCTCACGGGCAACACCGTTCACATCATGTCATCGATGATCCCGATCTTCCTGATACCTATCGCGGTGCTGAACTCCGTTCACATCATTTCGGAGTTTCACGATCATTTCAAACGATACAAGCATAAAGACGCCACCATCCGGCATTCGATCAACGAGCTGTTCGTCCCGATGCTGTTCACGTCCGCGACAACAGTGGCTGGATTCTTGTCGTTGGTGACGACGCCGATCCCGCCGGTTCAGGTGTTCGGCCTGTTCGTGGCGTTCGGGGTTCTGGCTGCCTGGTTCCTGTCGCTGACGATCAACCCGGCAATCGGCATGCTGATCTCCGACAAGGCACTCAGAGATTTCGGCAAGTCCGATGAAGCGCACGGTCCGCTGGCGCGTTCCCTGCATTGGCTGCGGGGTTTCAATCAGCGAAATCGGCGGGCTATTATCGGCGTTTCCGCAATTGCAGTCGTGGCGGCCGCGGTCGGGTTGACCATGTTGCAGATAAACGATAATCCGGTGAAGTGGTTCAAGAAGTCCCACCCGATCCGTCAGGCAGATACGGCTCTCAACGCGCATTTGGCCGGTACGTATATGAACTACCTGGTACTCTCCAGCGACGAACCGGATCGAATGAAGGCGCCTGAGGTTCAGAACTATCTGGTGAGCCTGCAGCGGGATCTGGAGAAAGACCCGACGGTCGGTGCTACCACCGGGTTGCCTGATGTGGTCAAGAAGGTTCGATACGAACTGTTCGGCGCTGACTCATCGAAGCTCGCTGTCCCTGAAAGTCAGGATGAGGTTGCCCAGATGTTGTTCATGTTCGAGATGTCCGGCGGCAGCTCCGATGATCTGTACAAATTTGTAACGCCCGCTTACGATCGGGCCAATCTGTGGGTACAGCTTCGAGACGGCGACAACCAGGCGGTCTCGCGGGTGGTAGACAGGGGCAATGCCTATATGACGGCGCATCCACTTCCGGACGGGATCACCGCAGCCTGGGCTGGTCTGCCGTACGTTAATATCGAGTGGCAGCGGCAGATGGTGAGCGGCATGCGCGGGTCGTTTCTTGGTTCATTCCTGATGGTGTTTATCATGATGGTGATTTTGTTTCGCTCGTTGCGCTGGGGGATCATCTCGATGCTGCCGTTGACACTGACGGTGATGGCGATCTATGGATTCATAGGGTACATCGGCAAGCCATACGATATGCCGGTTGCGGTCCTGTCGGCCCTGACACTGGGACTGTCGATCGATTTTGCCATCCACTTCATCGAGCGGCTGCGCATGATCTTCAGGCGAAACGGAGATTTCCTGGAGGCGTATCACGAGATCTTCGAGGGAGCCGGTCGAGCCATCGCGAGAAATGTACTGGTGATTGCCATCGGTTTCGTACCGATGCTTTTTTCCAACCTGGTGCCGTACGTGACGGTAGGCGTGTTTTTCCTAGCCATCATGGTGGTCTCCGGTCTGGTAACCATGCTGCTGCTGCCGGCAATCGCGTACACCTTCCAACGGACGCTGTTCCCGGTGCCCAAAGAATCCCGCCCTTTGACCGCTGCGGTCAACGACTGAACGTAACACGACAATGATTTGTGATGAGAATAAAGAGGAAAGCAGAATGAAACGCATATCGACACTCACCGGCTTGGTTCTTGCGACCGGCCTGCTTTGGACTGCGGCGTTAGCTCAGGACGCCGCGGAGATCATGCAGAAATCGCACCTGGCGTATTACTACGCCGGCAACGACGGGCAGACCGACGTTCGCATGACGCTGGCGGACAAGAAGGGCGGGGAGCGAATCCGCGAGTTTACGATGCTTCGCCTGGACAAAGAAGACGGCGGCGACCAGAAATACTACACCTATTTCCGGCAGCCCTCGGACGTAGCCCGGCTGACGTTTATGGTGTACAAGAGCGCCACCGGCAACG
This window contains:
- a CDS encoding MMPL family transporter; protein product: MKKGLTEFSIKHPWLVIGLAVLITAFFAAQFPKIKIDTDPQNMLKAEEPVRLFDQETKEAFNLSDFLAVGLVAEPTAFTPDLLNRVYRITAEIERIDGVITDDILAPSTVDDIKQGPAGAIVIEPLMKGEISTQQEADYILQRIKDNPILRGKLASDDGKAIALFIPIESKHISRRVALEIGEITKKLGGGEQYHIAGLPVAEDFFGSEMFSQMAFSAPAAFFIIFLLLLMFFRKLAIVIAPMVVAIMAVVWSMGLLILTGNTVHIMSSMIPIFLIPIAVLNSVHIISEFHDHFKRYKHKDATIRHSINELFVPMLFTSATTVAGFLSLVTTPIPPVQVFGLFVAFGVLAAWFLSLTINPAIGMLISDKALRDFGKSDEAHGPLARSLHWLRGFNQRNRRAIIGVSAIAVVAAAVGLTMLQINDNPVKWFKKSHPIRQADTALNAHLAGTYMNYLVLSSDEPDRMKAPEVQNYLVSLQRDLEKDPTVGATTGLPDVVKKVRYELFGADSSKLAVPESQDEVAQMLFMFEMSGGSSDDLYKFVTPAYDRANLWVQLRDGDNQAVSRVVDRGNAYMTAHPLPDGITAAWAGLPYVNIEWQRQMVSGMRGSFLGSFLMVFIMMVILFRSLRWGIISMLPLTLTVMAIYGFIGYIGKPYDMPVAVLSALTLGLSIDFAIHFIERLRMIFRRNGDFLEAYHEIFEGAGRAIARNVLVIAIGFVPMLFSNLVPYVTVGVFFLAIMVVSGLVTMLLLPAIAYTFQRTLFPVPKESRPLTAAVND